The Myxocyprinus asiaticus isolate MX2 ecotype Aquarium Trade chromosome 4, UBuf_Myxa_2, whole genome shotgun sequence nucleotide sequence tgaaaggcagcataaaagtaatccatacgactccagtggttaaatccatgtcttcagaagtgatatgataggtgtgggtgagaaacagatcaatatttatgtcctttttttttttttttttaactatcaatctccacgttcactttcacattcttcttcttttgtttttgccgatttgcataaTTGCATATGGCCACCTACTGggcggggaggagaatttatagtaaaaaaggacctgtttctcacccacacctatcacatagcttcagaagacatggatttaaccactggaatcatttggattacttttatgctgcctttatgtgctttttggagctttgaagttctggccaccattcacttgcattgaatggacctacagagctgagatattcttctaaaaatcttcacttgtgttcagcagaagaagcaAGTCAtacaatttttaggtgaacttctcctttaagaaattatactttgcataaagaaaattaagactTTAAGGCCttaaagattttttgcattgtaatattttcattaaaatttgttttgacaaattttttttatacattttccagACAATTAAGCATTAAGCAGTTCCCACACCTTTGGACCAATGAATTTCTACTGTATAAGAAATTAAGAATTATTATATAGATATTGCAATCGCTAAGTGCAATTTCTATGCAATTAAATGTATATGATAAATGTACCTTTGACTGGGGCTCAGTGCTGGGTCTGATAGCTTCAAGCTGCGGATGTCATGAGCTGTGAGGTATGACAATTTAACCCCTGCCAGCCACAAAAGGGgtgaatgtgtctgtgttttgCCAAAGACATACAAAAGCTGTTGGCAGAAGACCCAGCCATTCCAGGCCATGCACACAAAAGGGTACGCGGCCAAAAAAGCTCTGAACAACGTCTGTGTGAAGGACTGTGGCACTCGAATAGAAAAATCATCTTCATCTCTCCGTCGAGCCAAGATTTTTTCCAGTTTGGTGTGAAGGTAAGGTAGGAGAGCCAAGAGGAGCAGGGAGTGCCAGTGCTGTCTGTGGTGGAGTCCCAAGTGGGCAGGACGTGTGCTGTCTGTTCCTACACGCTTCAGACCATAGAAGTTCTCTGAAAATGAGGCGCTGGTGTGGGAGAGGAAATGCTGCTGCAACAGCAAATCCAGGATGCTATAAATCTCATCAACCCTCCTCCAAAGAACTCCATAACGAGCAGGGTGAGACATGGCGAGGATCTGTGGAGAATGGCGTGGCTTTtatacactacaaaaaaaaataaaatactttggtCCTACCATGGTTATGGCTTCTTGGGCAAGTATCATGGTAGTTCCATTGTATTCCTTGAAGTACCTTGGCATacgtaaataccatggtacatgcaaATGGTTATCAATGGCAAACACCACCagtaaaaagtttggacacacgaCTGAATTTATATGTCATTATCTTTAAAACCTTTTTATCTAAATGTTTATGCTTcagtgcttgaaattagttttctagaGAAATATAAATTGGGTCTACATATGAATTTCTTAACAAAACTAAAAGTCATTTGAGTTAAACAGAAGAAGCATCCAATAAGTGTCCAGCATTCATGGGACCTCCTTCCATActctttaaaaagcatcccaggtggtcCCTCATGAGGTTAAGAGTGTAAATGCTGAAGTCTAGACTAAAATATCTGGAattttttgacacatttttggtcacataattcccatacttctgattgtgttatttcatagttttgatgactttactattattctaaaatgtggaaaatactaGTAATAAacaagaatgagtaggtgtgtacataaagtaccatgatattaccatctgatacaatTACTGTTCCATGGTACTACCACTGTACTTTTTTTTAAGGGTCATTAcaaaaattttgcaaaaaaaaaaaagtcatctacGTTGACCCAGGGgtgcacagcacaacaaaattagcaaagcttataaaagctgaaaacacaatggaaaagccacagcaaagcaaaattaagacacaacacaacgaaCCTAATTTGTGTGGTGTTGTGTCTTAATtaagttacacaacacaattaagacacaaattgtgaaatgttgttgTGGCTTAGTTTCGTTGTGTTTGCAGCTTTAATTTGCTTttataattttgttgtgttgtgcacctctgGGCCACCATAGTCAATCTTTGTAAAGTGAATAATGAATCGGGATGATTCAGTAAAAATCATTTAAGCCACGCTAAGATGTCAAATGTCTCAAGTACATGCACAAGATCATATGAATGAGTGATAATACCTTCACAGCATGCAGTAAGGCAGGTTTGACAGCATTCATCAAAGAGTCCTGAGCTAAAACTTCAAATATTGACGGTCTGTCTTCAGCTGCAGCTGCGGTGGTCAAGTGTGCACCTCGTTCAGCCATCAAAGCTGGAGCAATACAGCGGTTTGCGAGCAGAAACTTTAACAgttaaaataacaacaacaagtGCTTAACAGCATTTTTAAACTCTTTTACAACGtccatttttatctttttgacaAAATTCTGGCCGAAGTTTCAAAAaattaattaagtaaaaaaaaaaaaaatgcttattgtACGAATAAactggaaagaaagaaaaaaaatcacaatcgCCCTTTCCTGTTAATCCAGTCCATTCCCGTTGTAACAGCGAAGTTCCTCCGGCTTCCAACATCTTCCCGCGTGTTCGTTCcgcccttcatttttttttttttttttttttaaatcagattctgCCAACCTACAACAAAAAGGCacattattacaaaaatatttgtcattaCAGAGTGATAATAAAATAAACCGACTTGTGCAACAAAAGCATTACAATAACATAAAAAGTACTACTAGGagagaaaatataaatgttttgtttgggGACTTGTCATCCTTTTTACTGCATCAAAATACAGGGACAGctccattttaaaaacatgtagcTGGGATGTGTTTTTCAGAATCtacatttatgtataaaaaaaacatttactaacgcattacattattcaaaacaaaatatttttttctcaatattCATACCAAATATTTACAATTTCCCAATAAATCATAGGTTTGACATATCtattttggttttgtttaatTGTATACATAATTTGAAATGGTCTTCACTTGGTTacaatgaaaaaacaaatgtgcttttattttgaatttagaaacaGTTCAGCAAAGAGCCTtcctaaaacaacaaaaaagtaacaagtgaacaaattaatgaaaacaaaacacataaacatttataaatataaaacaacaacactaaataaatcaaatatgaaaaaagcacatataaagtaaataaataaataaaaaacacagttcTTCATTTCGTTATTCCGGGTGCGCGCTCCATCTTCCAGCGCCGACCAATCTGTGTCATTCACCGCATCTTCCATCTCCATTAACCAAATATTCTCATCTCTCTCGTCGATTCAAACATCCTCGGTGGGTATCTGTTATTTAGTGTTTCAGTCAGTTGTCTGAAATATAAGTCGGGCGTGGCAGAAGGTTGTACGGGTTAATTCAGTCGAGAATGTTCCTGCTTCCAGGGTTTTCACTAGCTTAGCATTGCTGGACCATTTCAGTGTCACGCCCAATTAATACATCTAATAGTCATTAAACATCTGAGGTAAACATTACATATGACATACATTGTTTCTGTTTGCACTCATCAGTTGTTTCTGTGTTTATTCATGTAACATATGAACtatatgacatttttatgaaattgcTAAGTGCAAATAAAGTGTGTTTtaggtgatttttttattttaattttattatttatttatttatttatttattttttgcttatagACCTTGTCAAAGGTTGTTGATTTCAGCAAAATTTCGACTGTCAATATGCTTTATGTAATTTCAGATTTGAGAAGCTGTCAGAATGACTGACTCAAAGTACTTCACCACGAACAAAAAAGGCAAGTGTTTGTTAAATTAAAGTATATTATGTTAGCAATATCATTATATCAGCCAACAGGCACCTTGCTCTCTTGATATTAGTATCAGCAGCGGCCATATCGAATGAGCACTTATCATGTTATTGCACTTGTGTTTCAGGTGAGATATTTGAACTGAAGGCCGAACTGAATAATGAGAAGAAGGAGAAGAGGAAAGAGGCGGTGAAGAAAGTCATCGCAGCTATGACAGTGGGCAAGGATGTCAGGTATGGCAGCTCATTTCGCAACATTAAACTGGTgccacactagccgatttttccagTAATTTTCAGATGTGAGTATCATTAACATAATCGCTGGCCAGGCGGAGGGAGATGAAGTGCACATTAAGGTATGCACACCTCCGCCACCGCCATCTGTTGGCAgtgcccagctacgactccggaggctgctcaaatttctgccacaccacagagcgcaactcgcatattttccattaaattaaacccaaatcattatcaaaggacgtagattatttactttagcgtTCTTCATTcatgaagaagggaaaaaccttggtaacttttgtgtgtactgtctgcaacctgaaccgTATCGACGTGCcccgtgtttgatacctgtgctttGTCCTAGCCGCGACGCGGCGTGGCGCTTCTCGGCCGGTGTGCGACCGCCTTTAGCGTCCGCCAGCGGGAGGATGTAAATCAGCTctggactccctgctgagttaatggcttaaaaaatgtaaaagcacATCAGACTTGcttgaaaaaatcattctgttgCCGGGGTGGGCtcttgtgttctcgtcaagtgcccattgagcttcttcttttactgtagaactgacaagacgtcaagctgatctgaatgtCGCTTCATCGCACTCAGCTGCAAATCATCACAAATACTAACTGTAAtgcatagtgattctgtcaccgagtgtttttcctgcatttttctCCTTTACTAAAATGACTTTAGAAAAGAGGAGACactacagtctgtttttattgaacgtaatttctttactcactgaaagcagCATATGGACTTACACGTTCTGCGGCATGTCTCGAGGGGTTAAATAAATGCACAATCACGCACTTTTACAAAGTATGTTACTCAATGAATTGCTTCCTAAGGGTGTTTTCATACCTGGCTCGTTTTGAACAATTGTTTTGGAACCTGGTacattttctcccttggttcagtTCATACAGGCATATAAGAACACGGCAATTGCACTCagatccgcaccaaaacaatcggtccgagATTACCTGGATGGAGAAGGAATCTGTAGGTCAGCTCGTCActttaattcatcatcaaaataaGCAAATACAGCCTTTTGGTAGCTACTGTATGTTAGAAATGCAAATCGATCTTCATGATCGCTTGTCTCATTTAGATAGTGCCAAAACAGACACAGGTAGGACAGCCTGCAACTTTCTGACATAAAAATgtggcttcactctttctgtgtgtaagtgtgtgtgcaaGTATTCAGCCactagagggagagagagagcgagagagctcTGACCAtgagaacaggtacttttcaaatctgaaataatgcaaaagcaactaatgatggattAAAATAAACACTATGAAAATTTTacctaaaatgttttgtttcagcacaaatcaagcaagctacaggtctggAAAATCCCTAAATTACTCTATTGCGATTGTTcatggtactcctgttgttattccggtgagctccacgtgacagggactTAGAATTtgtcatacctccgactgaagagagcgagatctcagcaaaacagtctgcatgtgtgacaccctcggtcAAAATCGAATTGTGTAGCTCCGGCTTTACATAACCAAAGGTGCTTCCTTGCCTCTTTGTAATGCCACTTCTCATGTTATTGTAAAGCTGaaaagatattgtgatgtattaCATATGTGATTAATATAAGGATGAGAATTAAGCTCATATTTTAACATGCTTCTTTAGTTCCTTATTTCCAGATGTGGTGAACTGCATGCAGACTGATAACCTGGAGCTGAAGAAACTGGTCTACCTGTACCTTATGAACTATGCCAAGAGCCAGCCTGACATGGCCATCATGGCCGTTAACAGCTTTGTCAAGGTAAGACTTTCTGTTATTGGTATTAGTTGAGTTTGGATCAATCTGATCCGAAGTTAATGTTGAATATTGCGGTATCTTAAACAatagttcacacagaaatgaaaaggAGAAACGTTCAAGATTATCCCAGTCcctctttttaataaaatggtAGCGGAAAGTGATTCTGCTTTCGAGCTTCATAaggatcataaaagtagtccatgcaacttgtgcatcatattctaagtcttttgaaggcatatgataggttttggtgagaaacaacatgaAAACCCAAATTATTTATTAACATATTGTTTGCATGCAATTGTTGTCAGTATTGATTTGTGCAATTCCTTCATATTGTCTAACGTTGCACTCTGCCTCATTCAGGACTGTGAGGATCCAAACCCACTGATCCGAGCTCTGGCTGTGCGCACTATGGGCTGCATCCGTGTGGATAAGATCACAGAGTACTTGTGTGAGCCTCTACGGAAGTGTTTGAAGGATGAAGACCCCTATGTGAGGAAGACTGCAGCAGTGTGTGTGGCCAAGCTGCATGACATAAACGCCCAGATGGTGGAGGACCAGGGCTTCCTGGATTCTCTCAGGGACCTGATCGCTGACTCCAACCCCATGGTTAGACAaacttttgtcattttatttaatgAATATTGTGGTATTAGGCGAGACAAAATAGCACAAAGGcctttttataaaacaaatagttcGGACACTtaattgtgattggatgagccacattcaaagctgttgtaaaatgactataaacgcACATTCTGTATTAATTCTGTTTTATGTTGCTACAGTGCTTGCCAACCACAAACAACTTACAGTtagcataattaatatttattagcaAACAAATGTAACTAATGCAATTTAATTTTGTGTCTATATAATATTGCTGTTGTTGCtgctttataaaagcaataagccatgggTTAAAATCACTGTTACTGActcgagtggcttattgctttgttTTATCACACCTCTGCCTTAAAGAAAGACAAAACCTGGAATTTAGCTGATATAAGTTGTTGATGCTGATGTTTTGAGCTGGGCAGTGCATCTTAGTGATATAAGAAATAGATTTGTCCATGTTCTTTGCTTTGTTTTCAAATTTTAGAGCTTACACTTCTCTTCAGCATTCATAGTAACTCAGGGTTTGTGGCATattgtgatttttagaagaatatttcagctctgttggtcctcgcaatgcaagtgaatgggtgccacaattttgaTGTGCCTAAAAGCAAgttaaggtagcataaaagtcatccgtacgactccagtgttttaatccatgtcttcagaagcgatatgataggtgtgggtaagaaacagatccatctttaagtctttttttgctagaaattcttctccctgcccagtaggtggtgatatgcatgaagaatgtgtgTTACCAttaacacaagaagaagaatgtgaaagttaaagagagattgagcagggaggagaatttgtagtaaaaaaggacttaaatattgatctgtttctcacccacacctatcatatctcttctgaagacatggattacaccactgGATTCTgacttatgtggtttttggagcttcaaagttctggtcaccattcacttgcattgtgaggaccaaaagagctgagaaattcttctaaaaatcttcatttgagtttagcagatgaaagaaagtcattcaaatctgggatggcataagtgtgtgtaaatgaggagagaattttcattttggggtgaactattcctttaacatcaggTATCTCCCATGGGGGTTGTCCCttttataaatgtactgtaagttgctttggatagtAGTGTCTTCTAAACTTACTAACCTTTACTCTTTTCTGAATTTTTCATAGGTTGTGGCTAACGCAGTTGCTGCTCTTTCTGAGATCAGTGAATCACACCCCAACAGCAACCTTCTGGATCTGAATCCTCAGAACATCAACAAGCTCCTGACGGCCCTCAATGAGTGCACTGAGTGGGGCCAGATCTTCATCCTGGACTGCCTGTCCAATTACAACCCCAAAGACGAGCGTGAGGCCCAGAGGTGAGGGACCAAGAATTCTCATAAGCACTGATTTACCTTCTTGATAGGTGTATGTGTGATTATGGAGAGTGAATTTAGCTGTTTTGGTAGAAAATACTGATATAGACATGGTTAGATGAACATGTTACTATGAGACAGTGTTTGCCAGTGTTTTGTGTGGAAGAA carries:
- the LOC127434956 gene encoding peroxisome assembly protein 12-like isoform X2; this encodes MSHPARYGVLWRRVDEIYSILDLLLQQHFLSHTSASFSENFYGLKRVGTDSTRPAHLGLHHRQHWHSLLLLALLPYLHTKLEKILARRRDEDDFSIRVPQSFTQTLFRAFLAAYPFVCMAWNGWVFCQQLLYVFGKTQTHSPLLWLAGVKLSYLTAHDIRSLKLSDPALSPSQSIGKKLQHLISTAVGGVAVSLSTSLSIGVFFLRFLEWWYSSENQSTVKALTSLPTPPPPLHVHSQDTSHTHIKFCPLCRKVRTNDTALSTSGYVFCYRCIYVYVKANHRCPLTGCPSGLQHLIKIYKPDG
- the LOC127434956 gene encoding peroxisome assembly protein 12-like isoform X1 gives rise to the protein MAERGAHLTTAAAAEDRPSIFEVLAQDSLMNAVKPALLHAVKILAMSHPARYGVLWRRVDEIYSILDLLLQQHFLSHTSASFSENFYGLKRVGTDSTRPAHLGLHHRQHWHSLLLLALLPYLHTKLEKILARRRDEDDFSIRVPQSFTQTLFRAFLAAYPFVCMAWNGWVFCQQLLYVFGKTQTHSPLLWLAGVKLSYLTAHDIRSLKLSDPALSPSQSIGKKLQHLISTAVGGVAVSLSTSLSIGVFFLRFLEWWYSSENQSTVKALTSLPTPPPPLHVHSQDTSHTHIKFCPLCRKVRTNDTALSTSGYVFCYRCIYVYVKANHRCPLTGCPSGLQHLIKIYKPDG